A single region of the Marinobacter salinisoli genome encodes:
- a CDS encoding SRPBCC family protein: protein MAITVTIELNREIEIPGGFDEVFDLLADVPRSASHFPKVHQLTGLGDNAYRWEMEKVGIDKHAIQSVYACKYHANKDAGTITWEPIKGEGNGVVRGAWELSPKGDNVTSARFRTNAELTLPLPSLLKLAISPVVKHEFNGLVDIYMNNLKSAF from the coding sequence GTGGCCATTACTGTTACCATCGAGCTGAATCGGGAAATCGAAATACCGGGCGGCTTTGACGAGGTGTTTGATCTGCTGGCGGATGTTCCGCGCTCTGCCAGTCATTTCCCCAAAGTGCATCAGTTGACGGGCTTGGGCGACAACGCGTACCGCTGGGAAATGGAAAAGGTGGGTATCGACAAACACGCCATTCAGTCTGTTTATGCCTGCAAATATCACGCGAACAAAGATGCCGGCACCATCACCTGGGAGCCCATCAAGGGTGAGGGGAATGGTGTTGTTAGGGGTGCCTGGGAACTGAGTCCCAAAGGCGACAACGTGACCTCAGCGCGGTTCCGAACCAATGCCGAATTGACGCTGCCGCTGCCCAGCCTGCTCAAACTGGCGATCAGCCCGGTGGTAAAACACGAGTTCAATGGGCTGGTCGACATTTACATGAATAACCTGAAAAGCGCTTTCTGA
- a CDS encoding AsmA family protein, translating into MKVVRYLLIALVALIVLAVVAIAIAMAVIDPNNYKPQIESAVEKHTNLDLVLDGDISWSFIPLGIELNNVEANLEGGRLVALEQLVAQVDFMSLITMSPRVGTFTLSGLDARLEVNEKGEGNWTRIMPEGTSTAETEQPTREQPAEEEPAPAQDGDGEPLAFNVKNIEIANAQVHYTDKRTGQAVTLENFTLNASDIALDSEFPLDVSFRVETAKPQFELDGNISTRIEANEALNEFAVSGLKAVFDMAGEPLGGKSVTAELAGSASANLAQETANLSDFTLALADVSVTTDLDVKGFGDKPSIKGTLALNEFSPKDLLAKLGQAPIETRDPDVLDAVAFSTSIGGSEGNIELSDIKLRLDDTTFAGSGSYNLSNSATTLNLTGDKLNVDRYLAPEAEETEGAKSKQASSEQKSGSNAAGPANETDLLPLEALRALLLDINLGLGELIASNLTITDIKTSTTAKGGLLKVDEFSGKLYDGSFGANVSLDARKDAPDWKINANASNVQTLPLLTDLAEVDMLAGGANLKVNVTTKGNRMSALKNNAGGQIGFNLAEGEFRKMNLTRLACQGIALANQESLGTSGWGTTTPFNDMRGTLKIDGNTLENTDLVASLAGMKLEGDGTVNLEQTSLDYEAGLRIVGEIHRDEACRVTDVVQNVVIPVECRGNFAEEPAKLCSFDGSRFRDTLKDIAANAARAKAEEEIDRATEKAEKKIQEKLEEELGDKLKGLFK; encoded by the coding sequence ATGAAAGTTGTTCGTTACCTGCTGATCGCCTTAGTTGCGCTGATCGTCCTTGCAGTCGTAGCCATTGCCATCGCCATGGCAGTGATCGATCCCAACAATTACAAGCCACAGATTGAAAGCGCGGTGGAGAAACACACCAACCTGGACCTTGTTCTGGACGGCGACATCAGCTGGTCCTTCATCCCGCTCGGCATCGAACTGAACAACGTGGAAGCAAACCTTGAGGGCGGCCGCCTGGTGGCACTGGAACAACTGGTGGCGCAGGTGGACTTCATGTCACTGATTACCATGTCGCCCCGGGTGGGCACCTTCACTCTGAGCGGCCTGGACGCGCGGCTTGAAGTGAATGAGAAAGGCGAGGGTAACTGGACCCGCATCATGCCGGAAGGCACCAGCACTGCCGAAACGGAACAGCCCACCAGAGAGCAACCCGCGGAAGAAGAGCCTGCTCCGGCACAGGATGGCGATGGCGAGCCACTGGCATTCAACGTCAAAAACATCGAAATCGCCAATGCCCAGGTGCACTACACCGACAAGCGCACCGGTCAGGCGGTAACGCTGGAAAACTTCACATTGAACGCCAGCGACATTGCCCTGGATTCCGAATTCCCGCTGGATGTGAGCTTCCGGGTCGAAACGGCAAAGCCGCAGTTCGAACTGGACGGCAACATCAGCACCCGCATTGAAGCCAATGAAGCATTGAACGAATTTGCCGTATCCGGCCTGAAAGCAGTCTTCGACATGGCCGGCGAGCCACTGGGCGGAAAGTCAGTGACCGCCGAACTGGCGGGCTCCGCCAGTGCCAATCTTGCGCAGGAAACCGCAAACCTGAGCGATTTCACCCTTGCCCTGGCAGACGTATCCGTCACCACGGACCTCGATGTCAAAGGCTTCGGCGACAAGCCCAGCATCAAGGGCACCCTTGCCCTCAACGAGTTTTCGCCCAAAGACCTGCTCGCGAAGCTGGGTCAGGCGCCGATTGAGACCCGTGATCCGGATGTGCTCGATGCCGTGGCATTTTCGACCAGCATCGGTGGCTCAGAAGGCAACATTGAACTGTCTGACATCAAGCTCAGGCTGGATGACACCACCTTCGCAGGTTCCGGCAGCTACAACCTGAGCAACAGCGCCACCACCCTGAACCTCACCGGCGACAAGCTCAATGTGGACCGTTACCTGGCACCCGAGGCCGAAGAAACAGAAGGCGCGAAATCGAAACAGGCCTCCTCTGAGCAAAAGAGTGGCAGCAACGCGGCTGGTCCGGCCAACGAAACCGATCTGCTGCCTCTGGAGGCCTTACGCGCCCTGCTGCTGGATATCAACCTGGGCCTGGGCGAACTGATTGCCAGCAACCTGACCATCACCGACATCAAAACCAGCACCACGGCCAAAGGCGGTCTGCTGAAAGTCGATGAGTTCAGCGGGAAGCTGTACGACGGCAGTTTTGGCGCCAATGTCAGCCTCGACGCCCGCAAAGACGCCCCGGACTGGAAAATCAACGCCAATGCCAGCAACGTGCAGACCCTGCCTCTGCTTACCGATCTGGCGGAAGTGGACATGCTGGCCGGCGGAGCCAACCTGAAGGTTAACGTGACGACCAAAGGCAACCGCATGAGTGCATTGAAAAATAATGCCGGTGGTCAGATCGGGTTCAACCTGGCCGAAGGCGAGTTCCGCAAAATGAACCTGACTCGCCTCGCCTGCCAGGGCATCGCGCTGGCCAACCAGGAAAGCCTCGGCACCAGTGGCTGGGGCACCACCACCCCGTTCAACGACATGCGCGGCACCCTGAAGATCGACGGCAACACGCTGGAAAACACGGATCTGGTCGCCTCCCTCGCCGGCATGAAGCTGGAAGGCGACGGCACAGTCAACCTGGAACAGACTTCACTCGATTACGAAGCAGGCCTGCGCATCGTCGGTGAGATTCACCGCGACGAGGCCTGCCGGGTGACTGATGTGGTCCAAAACGTCGTCATACCAGTGGAGTGCCGGGGTAATTTTGCGGAAGAACCCGCCAAGCTGTGCTCCTTTGACGGCTCACGCTTCCGGGACACCCTGAAAGACATCGCCGCCAATGCCGCCAGGGCAAAAGCCGAAGAAGAGATCGATCGCGCCACGGAGAAGGCCGAGAAGAAAATCCAGGAAAAGCTCGAAGAAGAGCTGGGCGACAAACTCAAAGGCCTGTTCAAGTAA
- the mutY gene encoding A/G-specific adenine glycosylase, with product MPDRFAERLLEWYDQHGRHDLPWHHNRNAYRVWVSEIMLQQTQVTTVIPYFNAFMERFPDVHALAEAPEDDVLSHWSGLGYYARARNLQKAAKTVVADYAGDFPADQQQLESLTGIGRSTAAAIIAQAFGKRAAILDGNVKRVLARYHAVAGWPGQTSVLKTLWERAEQHTPHERVRDYTQAIMDLGAMVCTRTRPNCDTCPLKADCAAYTRGETTFYPGSKPKKAKPEKVTWMVILEDAQGRILLERRPPSGIWGGLWSLPELDPAFGADELQDACEQKLGLSCETPELISGFRHTFSHYHLHIQPARLLVRGAGAIGDNDNQRWLHRDEALSLGLPAPIRTLLTDAEQVALL from the coding sequence ATGCCAGACCGTTTTGCCGAGCGTTTGCTCGAATGGTACGACCAGCACGGCAGGCATGACCTGCCGTGGCACCATAACCGCAACGCCTATCGGGTCTGGGTGTCTGAAATCATGCTTCAGCAAACCCAGGTAACCACCGTGATTCCCTACTTTAACGCCTTCATGGAGCGCTTTCCGGACGTTCACGCCCTCGCGGAAGCGCCGGAAGACGACGTGCTCAGCCACTGGTCGGGCCTGGGTTACTATGCCCGCGCCCGCAATCTGCAAAAAGCGGCGAAAACCGTGGTGGCTGACTATGCCGGCGACTTCCCGGCGGATCAGCAACAGCTGGAGAGTCTCACCGGCATCGGCCGATCCACTGCCGCGGCCATCATTGCCCAGGCCTTTGGTAAACGGGCCGCCATTCTGGATGGCAACGTCAAACGGGTACTGGCCCGCTATCATGCCGTAGCCGGCTGGCCCGGGCAGACCAGCGTGCTGAAAACACTCTGGGAGCGCGCGGAGCAACACACACCGCACGAGCGGGTTCGGGACTACACCCAGGCGATCATGGATCTGGGCGCCATGGTCTGCACCCGCACCCGCCCCAACTGTGACACCTGCCCTCTAAAAGCTGACTGCGCGGCTTACACGCGGGGTGAAACAACGTTCTATCCGGGCTCGAAGCCCAAGAAAGCCAAACCGGAAAAGGTCACATGGATGGTTATCCTGGAAGATGCACAGGGCAGGATCCTGCTGGAACGGCGACCACCTTCGGGCATCTGGGGTGGCTTGTGGAGCCTGCCGGAGCTGGACCCGGCGTTCGGTGCGGATGAACTGCAAGACGCCTGCGAACAGAAGTTGGGGCTCAGCTGTGAAACACCAGAGCTGATCAGCGGATTCCGGCACACTTTCAGCCATTACCACCTGCATATCCAGCCCGCCCGCCTTCTCGTGCGAGGTGCTGGCGCCATTGGGGATAACGATAACCAGCGCTGGCTGCACCGTGACGAAGCCTTGAGCCTGGGTTTGCCGGCCCCGATCCGAACCCTGCTAACCGACGCCGAGCAGGTGGCTCTGCTCTGA
- a CDS encoding oxidative damage protection protein yields the protein MSRTVFCRKYQKELDGLDFPPMPGKKGQELFETVSKQAWEEWQAQQTMLINEKHLSLMDPNTRKYLQAQMERFLDNEPFDKAEGYVPPEQ from the coding sequence ATGAGCCGCACCGTATTCTGCCGCAAGTACCAGAAAGAGCTCGACGGCCTGGACTTCCCGCCCATGCCCGGCAAAAAAGGCCAGGAACTGTTTGAAACCGTTTCCAAACAAGCATGGGAAGAATGGCAGGCCCAGCAGACCATGCTGATTAACGAAAAACACCTGAGCCTGATGGACCCCAACACCCGAAAATACCTGCAGGCACAGATGGAACGCTTCCTCGATAACGAGCCTTTCGACAAGGCCGAAGGCTACGTGCCGCCGGAGCAATAA
- a CDS encoding O-antigen ligase family protein, with amino-acid sequence MQINYWIYPASFGILATSVVVLVLFGGFFSSDFDLYAIQRFLLVGILAGLTLVLLPRLICNFQSLNGYRNALGFCCLLLAAMSISGTSGGALHGWVEPVMFGGFFILPILLAAWLGGAGMTNVQSLAESFLYPLVVGCLLYGYVALIIYAGKMQEGEFRVIDYLPWGFNNIRYWSHIASWALPVLPLAVFVGPLKRSGLWRLCVLIAGGLWWWVLILSSARGSTVGLVASVFFSVVLMGRQTFPWLKELLRHFSLGILFWLTLSLGLPAILAGDAGTLSLEIDTGDSGRIPMFAEAFAMSMVHAPFGMGAQSWLTHELLTDSYQNASKFSHPHNMYLFWAAEYGWTFVFGVLGLVAVAFGKLLKKRAFVQSGDSQEYALCLIAFTASVVAALVHASVSAVFLAPASMLVGLFIITIFWMLLGHHETRNQTAKGSTTHATSALAVFVISLSLSGLWLYEVWQYHQAMLEDKESFEDDRWAPRFWLHGNFPRAQ; translated from the coding sequence GTGCAGATAAACTACTGGATCTACCCAGCATCATTCGGGATTTTGGCGACCAGCGTGGTGGTCCTGGTATTGTTTGGAGGGTTCTTTTCTTCGGACTTTGATTTATATGCCATTCAGCGCTTCCTCTTAGTAGGCATATTAGCCGGTCTCACTCTAGTTCTGCTTCCTCGTCTAATTTGTAATTTCCAGTCGTTAAATGGCTATAGAAATGCCCTGGGGTTTTGCTGCCTTTTGTTGGCCGCAATGAGCATTTCCGGGACGAGTGGCGGAGCGCTTCATGGCTGGGTTGAACCGGTTATGTTTGGCGGTTTTTTTATTCTTCCGATTCTCTTGGCGGCCTGGCTTGGAGGTGCAGGGATGACGAATGTTCAGTCCCTGGCAGAGAGCTTCCTTTACCCCTTGGTTGTTGGGTGTCTGTTGTATGGTTATGTGGCTTTAATCATCTATGCGGGCAAAATGCAGGAAGGTGAATTCAGAGTAATCGATTACCTGCCTTGGGGCTTTAACAATATCCGTTACTGGAGTCATATCGCCTCCTGGGCGCTTCCTGTTCTACCCTTGGCCGTGTTTGTTGGTCCTTTGAAACGCTCGGGGCTATGGCGCCTCTGTGTGCTTATAGCGGGCGGTCTCTGGTGGTGGGTTCTTATATTATCTTCTGCGAGAGGTAGTACGGTAGGTCTTGTTGCCAGTGTGTTTTTTTCAGTGGTGTTAATGGGGCGCCAGACTTTTCCATGGTTGAAAGAGTTGCTTCGTCACTTTTCGCTCGGGATTTTGTTTTGGCTAACTCTCTCTCTCGGGCTTCCTGCGATTTTGGCTGGGGATGCTGGGACTTTGAGCTTGGAAATAGATACTGGTGATTCGGGTAGAATCCCGATGTTTGCAGAGGCCTTTGCCATGAGCATGGTTCATGCGCCCTTTGGAATGGGGGCACAATCATGGCTGACTCATGAGTTACTGACCGATAGTTATCAGAATGCGTCCAAATTTTCCCACCCACATAATATGTATCTTTTCTGGGCAGCTGAATACGGTTGGACCTTTGTCTTTGGGGTACTTGGATTGGTTGCCGTCGCATTTGGGAAGCTTCTAAAGAAGAGAGCGTTTGTCCAAAGTGGAGACAGCCAAGAGTATGCACTTTGCTTAATCGCCTTTACGGCTTCCGTTGTTGCTGCTTTGGTTCATGCGAGTGTTTCTGCGGTGTTTCTTGCCCCTGCATCCATGCTGGTTGGCTTGTTTATAATCACAATATTTTGGATGCTTCTTGGGCATCATGAGACAAGAAATCAAACAGCGAAAGGCTCGACAACTCATGCCACTTCTGCCCTAGCGGTTTTCGTGATAAGTCTTTCATTGTCTGGGCTTTGGTTGTATGAAGTCTGGCAGTACCATCAGGCGATGCTCGAAGATAAAGAATCGTTTGAAGATGATCGGTGGGCACCAAGATTCTGGCTTCATGGGAATTTCCCGCGAGCCCAGTGA
- a CDS encoding tetratricopeptide repeat protein, with protein sequence MVPHADNQKVRIRGAEQDGPFLALDEHSPLACYSALGIIFDLWERYGEARDHYSLVLVVNRDDAKTLNNMGYSHYLEGDLILAEHYFQRSVRAKPEFKRAWSNLALLYARLGKHQQAERTLRRVADTPDAMNDIGYFALLQGQTDVAKWYLQRAIDSSPTYFGLAQDNLRYAQQGWDDGN encoded by the coding sequence GTGGTACCACATGCAGACAATCAGAAGGTTAGAATCAGGGGCGCAGAGCAGGATGGTCCGTTCTTAGCTCTGGATGAGCACTCACCACTGGCATGCTACAGCGCACTGGGTATCATTTTTGACCTCTGGGAAAGATATGGCGAGGCGCGTGATCATTATAGTTTGGTCCTTGTTGTCAATCGTGATGATGCCAAAACACTAAACAATATGGGGTATTCGCATTATTTGGAGGGTGACCTGATATTGGCTGAGCATTACTTCCAGCGGTCTGTGCGTGCGAAGCCAGAGTTCAAGCGGGCATGGTCAAATCTGGCGTTACTTTATGCCCGCCTTGGTAAGCATCAGCAGGCCGAGCGGACATTGAGGAGGGTGGCCGACACCCCTGATGCGATGAACGATATAGGTTATTTTGCCTTGCTCCAGGGGCAGACTGATGTCGCAAAGTGGTACCTCCAGCGAGCGATAGATAGCTCTCCCACTTATTTTGGTCTCGCCCAAGATAATCTGCGTTATGCACAACAAGGTTGGGACGACGGCAACTAA
- a CDS encoding tetratricopeptide repeat protein produces the protein MKFKAQIFRSVAVAVMSAQLLLAGCASTGKTVGNLSEPEDTEQLRLRADTAYETGNYNLALKHYIKVLAQAPESAEVLYRVGFIQEQKESFREAEQAYSDALELQPEYTPARMGKALLRLRKGQVHRAFSDLEAIREQDQERLAAKLFPANEKNSPEGGGQKKHLHIVPV, from the coding sequence ATGAAGTTCAAGGCGCAAATTTTTCGGAGTGTTGCGGTCGCGGTGATGTCTGCTCAGCTTTTATTGGCGGGCTGCGCGAGCACAGGGAAAACGGTTGGCAATCTCAGTGAGCCAGAAGATACCGAACAACTGCGCTTGCGGGCCGACACGGCTTATGAGACAGGAAATTACAACCTGGCACTGAAACACTACATCAAGGTACTGGCCCAGGCTCCTGAAAGTGCAGAAGTGTTGTATCGGGTTGGCTTTATTCAGGAGCAAAAGGAGTCCTTCCGGGAGGCCGAGCAAGCCTACTCTGATGCTTTGGAGCTTCAGCCCGAATATACCCCTGCACGTATGGGTAAAGCTCTGCTTCGGTTGCGAAAAGGTCAGGTCCACAGAGCATTTTCAGACCTCGAAGCGATTCGTGAACAGGATCAGGAACGTTTGGCTGCCAAGCTGTTTCCGGCAAACGAGAAAAACTCCCCTGAGGGGGGGGGTCAAAAAAAACACCTGCATATCGTTCCAGTTTAA
- a CDS encoding type II secretion system F family protein, which yields MDFLVGLINDFTQNETYSAFGIYLIAGVAGLSLAIAVQYFVSGVYSSRSKRVGALVSQGESYQQELKGRLEGSLTFNHKKTFLGSFSIGGDEVKRTLIQAGFHNDSALAIYNGVRIVLTLFSLMAVYVFLRAFPDLSKAVTMYAVAGFLGIAFLLPSLVLDRIASNRKSLMRRGFPDALDLLVVCCESGLTLMGALQRVASEIKLSHFELAHELDLVCKKVRGGISVERSLAEFSERTGLEDIRGLNGAITQSIRLGTGIAETLKIYAEELRDKRQQAAEEKAAKLGVKMIFPTIFCIWPSFFIVAVGPSILKVAQVWDKAF from the coding sequence ATGGATTTTCTAGTTGGCTTAATCAATGACTTTACTCAGAACGAAACCTATTCTGCGTTCGGCATTTATCTGATCGCGGGTGTTGCCGGGCTCAGTCTTGCCATTGCGGTTCAATATTTTGTCTCGGGTGTTTATTCTTCGCGAAGTAAGCGGGTTGGCGCTCTGGTGAGTCAGGGTGAGTCATACCAGCAAGAGCTGAAGGGACGGCTTGAGGGCAGCCTCACGTTTAATCACAAGAAAACGTTTCTCGGGTCGTTTTCGATCGGTGGTGATGAGGTCAAGCGTACCCTGATCCAGGCTGGCTTCCATAATGATTCGGCGCTGGCCATCTACAACGGGGTGAGAATCGTTTTAACGTTGTTCAGCCTGATGGCTGTGTACGTCTTTTTGCGGGCGTTTCCTGACCTGTCAAAAGCCGTCACGATGTATGCTGTTGCTGGGTTCCTCGGTATTGCCTTTCTGCTTCCAAGCTTGGTTCTTGATCGAATTGCTTCGAATCGAAAGAGCCTGATGCGCAGAGGGTTTCCTGACGCGCTGGATCTCCTTGTGGTTTGCTGTGAGTCCGGATTGACGCTGATGGGAGCGTTGCAGCGGGTGGCCAGTGAAATAAAGCTGAGTCATTTCGAACTTGCCCATGAGCTTGACCTGGTCTGCAAAAAGGTTCGTGGAGGTATTAGTGTCGAAAGGTCTCTGGCGGAATTTTCCGAACGCACAGGGCTGGAGGACATCCGCGGCTTGAACGGAGCCATTACCCAGAGTATTCGCTTGGGTACGGGAATCGCGGAGACACTAAAAATCTACGCGGAAGAGCTCAGGGATAAGCGCCAGCAGGCGGCAGAGGAGAAGGCTGCAAAACTGGGCGTAAAAATGATTTTCCCCACCATTTTCTGTATCTGGCCATCATTTTTCATTGTTGCGGTCGGGCCCTCAATCCTGAAGGTCGCGCAAGTGTGGGATAAGGCGTTCTAA
- a CDS encoding type II secretion system F family protein — translation MSVDLMILLSVFVAVILLSQALMLPVYRPQRGDTRYIKERLEAIREERGGKEAEISVFRKNRLEKASTWGRQLEALPFIANITLRLEQSGSDDLGYRYIAKALLLAAFAAAGVFVWKNSIGLAAIAFVVIPAAFYTSLNKRFAKRIDKIEEQFPEALGIIGRSLQAGHAFPDAIKMTYEELEGPIAEEFYKIFNDINYRKSVKAALLFFVERVPTVSAMAFSSAVIVQKETGGNLAENVKNLSKIIRQRFAFKRKVKTLSAEGRMSAWVLVLMPIALFAFLYLTSPDYAQELTGTEQGRELLLYGFLGMAAGVFWLGRLIRLDV, via the coding sequence ATGTCTGTGGATTTGATGATTCTGCTTAGTGTGTTCGTGGCCGTCATTCTGCTGTCACAGGCACTGATGCTGCCGGTTTATCGTCCCCAGCGTGGTGACACTCGATACATCAAAGAGCGCCTTGAGGCCATTCGCGAGGAGCGTGGCGGAAAAGAGGCAGAAATATCGGTATTTCGAAAGAATAGGCTGGAAAAGGCCAGTACCTGGGGACGTCAGCTGGAAGCGCTCCCCTTTATCGCAAATATCACCCTGCGCCTGGAACAGTCCGGCTCGGACGATTTGGGCTATCGATACATTGCCAAGGCCCTACTGTTGGCAGCTTTCGCGGCTGCGGGTGTTTTTGTCTGGAAGAACTCGATTGGGCTTGCCGCGATTGCGTTCGTTGTAATTCCCGCTGCCTTTTACACCAGCCTTAACAAGCGCTTTGCCAAGCGCATAGACAAAATTGAAGAACAGTTTCCCGAGGCACTCGGAATTATCGGGCGAAGTCTGCAGGCAGGTCATGCCTTTCCAGATGCGATAAAAATGACTTATGAGGAACTTGAGGGGCCTATTGCTGAAGAGTTCTATAAGATTTTCAATGATATAAATTACCGGAAAAGCGTCAAGGCCGCTTTGCTGTTTTTTGTTGAGCGAGTGCCGACAGTATCCGCAATGGCCTTCAGCAGCGCGGTGATCGTTCAAAAGGAGACCGGCGGAAATCTGGCTGAGAATGTTAAAAACCTGTCTAAAATCATTCGCCAGCGGTTTGCCTTCAAGCGGAAAGTCAAAACCCTCTCAGCAGAGGGGCGGATGTCCGCCTGGGTTCTGGTTCTGATGCCCATCGCACTGTTTGCATTTCTTTACTTGACCAGCCCTGACTATGCGCAGGAACTCACCGGCACGGAGCAGGGAAGAGAGCTTTTGCTTTACGGGTTTCTGGGAATGGCGGCCGGTGTGTTCTGGCTGGGTAGATTGATTCGCTTGGATGTATGA
- a CDS encoding CpaF family protein produces the protein MGTMENAGSDYARHVLTDQEQAVKLELFEKLMPLLDVSRLSDVEESSARDQITKTCHQLLDADPRPVNRVAREKIIKQINDELLGLGPLEALLADDSISDILVNGFDNVYVERFGRLQRLPLRFNDNQHLLGIIDKIVSSVGRRVDESSPMVDARLKDGSRVNAIIGPLALDGPALSIRRFTVDKLKAEQLIERGSMSDAMGQLLHAAVVGKLNVLVSGGTGSGKTTLLNILSGYIPSDERIITVEDSAELQLQQPHVVRLETRPPNIEGRGEINARDLVKNCLRMRPNRVVVGEVRGAEALDMLTAMNTGHEGSLTTLHANTPRDALSRLENMVCMTGMDIPVKNIRTQIASAIDLVVQLQRHEDGRRRVVSISEICGMEGEVITLSEIFAFKRKGRDEQGNVLGEYGATGVIPHFHEKLSSCGVEIPIGMFESKMDFGF, from the coding sequence ATGGGAACAATGGAAAATGCCGGTAGTGACTATGCAAGACACGTGCTTACCGATCAGGAGCAGGCGGTCAAGCTCGAATTATTCGAAAAACTCATGCCTTTGTTGGATGTTTCCCGATTATCCGATGTGGAAGAGTCCAGTGCCAGGGACCAGATCACCAAGACATGTCACCAGTTACTGGATGCCGATCCCCGTCCGGTTAATCGTGTTGCCCGTGAGAAAATCATCAAGCAAATCAATGACGAGTTGCTTGGGCTTGGCCCTCTGGAGGCTTTGCTGGCGGACGATAGCATTTCAGATATTCTGGTCAACGGCTTCGACAATGTGTACGTCGAGCGATTTGGCCGACTTCAGCGGCTCCCGCTCCGGTTCAATGATAATCAGCATTTACTCGGCATTATCGACAAAATCGTGTCCAGCGTCGGGCGGCGTGTCGATGAATCCAGCCCCATGGTGGATGCCCGCTTGAAGGATGGGTCCCGGGTCAACGCAATTATTGGTCCTCTGGCCTTAGACGGGCCTGCGCTATCCATTCGCCGGTTTACCGTAGACAAACTGAAAGCGGAGCAATTGATTGAAAGAGGCTCCATGTCTGATGCGATGGGCCAGTTACTTCATGCGGCTGTGGTTGGGAAGTTGAATGTTCTGGTTTCCGGTGGCACCGGCAGCGGGAAGACCACGCTTCTTAATATCCTGTCTGGCTACATTCCCTCTGATGAGCGAATAATTACGGTAGAAGACTCTGCCGAATTGCAGCTTCAGCAGCCCCATGTGGTTCGCCTTGAAACCCGTCCACCGAATATTGAAGGTAGAGGGGAAATCAATGCCAGGGATCTGGTAAAAAACTGTTTGCGGATGCGCCCGAACCGGGTGGTTGTTGGGGAAGTTCGGGGTGCGGAAGCGCTCGACATGCTCACCGCCATGAATACCGGTCATGAAGGTTCCCTTACCACGTTGCATGCCAACACCCCCCGCGATGCACTCAGCCGACTTGAGAATATGGTGTGTATGACGGGTATGGATATCCCGGTGAAAAATATTCGTACTCAAATTGCTTCGGCGATTGACCTGGTGGTCCAGCTGCAGCGGCACGAAGACGGTCGAAGGCGCGTTGTCAGCATTTCAGAAATATGTGGCATGGAGGGAGAGGTTATTACGCTTTCGGAAATCTTCGCTTTTAAGAGAAAGGGCAGGGATGAGCAGGGCAATGTGTTGGGGGAGTATGGCGCCACTGGTGTGATTCCGCATTTTCATGAAAAGCTTTCGAGCTGTGGTGTCGAAATCCCCATTGGTATGTTCGAGTCGAAAATGGACTTCGGCTTTTAA